A single Oncorhynchus mykiss isolate Arlee chromosome 24, USDA_OmykA_1.1, whole genome shotgun sequence DNA region contains:
- the LOC110503908 gene encoding ras-related protein Rab-34 isoform X1, with amino-acid sequence MYCVLQDFELKSCLIVIFHWLLLISAARGTRPALNILPKFQLEPGGLSDHCYLGLMSVRVPSMSVLPPVRRDRIIAQLPQFYSKKAAVHTKDEFNSKVKTACQEQRTGTVGRFKIAKVIVVGDLAVGKTCLINRFCKDAFDKNYKATIGVDFEMERFEVLGVPFSLQLWDTAGQERFKCIASTYYRGAQTIVIVFDVNDVASLGHARQWLEDALKENDPTNVQLFLVGTKKDLSVCVYSFDIHSSEAQLIRFSLSISRSYFTMRIQLSHFLTTVPVFTSVPVSPAQYSQIEQDAIELAEEIKAEYWALSSLTGENVREFFFRIASLAFEANVLAELEKSGSRHIGDVIKINSNSNNVYATSKKKQSNCCQ; translated from the exons ATGTACTGTGTTTTGCAAGATTTTGAGTTAAAATCCTGCCTAATTGTAATTTTCCATTGGCTACTACTG ATATCTGCCGCCAGGGGGACTCGACCCGCGCTGAACATACTTCCCAAATTCCAACTCGAACCTGGAG GTCTCTCTGATCACTGTTATCTTGGCCTAATGTCTGTCCGGGTGCCATCCATGAGTGTGCTGCCTCCTGTTCGAAGGGACCGCATCATTGCCCAGCTTCCTCAG TTTTACAGTAAGAAGGCTGCTGTGCACACTAAAGATGAGTTCAACTCCAAAGTGAAGACTGCCTGCCAGGAGCAACGCACTGGCACAGTAGG tAGGTTTAAAATTGCTAAGGTCATAGTGGTTGGTGACCTGGCTGTGGGAAAAACATGTCTGATTAATAG GTTTTGCAAGGATGCATTTGACAAGAACTACAAGGCGACCATTGGCGTCGACTTTGAGATGGAGCGGTTTGAAGTGTTGGGGGTGCCTTTCAGCTTACAGTT GTGGGACACTGCGGGGCAGGAGAGGTTCAAGTGTATTGCTTCCACATACTACAGGGGAGCTCAGA CTATCGTTATTGTGTTCGATGTAAATGATGTGGCATCTTTGGGCCATGCAAG GCAGTGGCTTGAAGATGCCTTGAAGGAGAATGATCCTACCAATGTCCAGCTTTTCCTGGTGGGCACAAAGAAAGACCTAAGTGTATGTGTTTACTCTTTTGATATACATTCTTCAGAGGCCCAATTGATCCGTTTTAGTCTCTCCATTTCAAGATCATACTTCACGATGAGGATACAACTTAGCCACTTCTTAACCACTGTTCCAGTATTCACCTCTGTTCCAGTG TCTCCTGCTCAGTACTCTCAGATTGAACAGGATGCCATCGAACTGGCGGAGGAAATCAAAGCAGAATATTGGGCCTTGTCATCATTGACTG GGGAAAATGTGAGGGAATTTTTCTTCCGTATTGCATCATTGGCATTTGAGGCCAACGTTCTGGCAGAGCTAGAGAAGAGTGGATCAAGGCACATTGGGGACGTTATCA AAATTAACAGTAATTCAAACAACGTGTATGCAACATCAAAGAAGAAACAGTCAAACTGTTGTCAATGA
- the LOC110503908 gene encoding ras-related protein Rab-34 isoform X6, translating into MSVRVPSMSVLPPVRRDRIIAQLPQFYSKKAAVHTKDEFNSKVKTACQEQRTGTVGFKIAKVIVVGDLAVGKTCLINRFCKDAFDKNYKATIGVDFEMERFEVLGVPFSLQLWDTAGQERFKCIASTYYRGAQTIVIVFDVNDVASLGHARQWLEDALKENDPTNVQLFLVGTKKDLSVCVYSFDIHSSEAQLIRFSLSISRSYFTMRIQLSHFLTTVPVFTSVPVSPAQYSQIEQDAIELAEEIKAEYWALSSLTGENVREFFFRIASLAFEANVLAELEKSGSRHIGDVIKINSNSNNVYATSKKKQSNCCQ; encoded by the exons ATGTCTGTCCGGGTGCCATCCATGAGTGTGCTGCCTCCTGTTCGAAGGGACCGCATCATTGCCCAGCTTCCTCAG TTTTACAGTAAGAAGGCTGCTGTGCACACTAAAGATGAGTTCAACTCCAAAGTGAAGACTGCCTGCCAGGAGCAACGCACTGGCACAGTAGG GTTTAAAATTGCTAAGGTCATAGTGGTTGGTGACCTGGCTGTGGGAAAAACATGTCTGATTAATAG GTTTTGCAAGGATGCATTTGACAAGAACTACAAGGCGACCATTGGCGTCGACTTTGAGATGGAGCGGTTTGAAGTGTTGGGGGTGCCTTTCAGCTTACAGTT GTGGGACACTGCGGGGCAGGAGAGGTTCAAGTGTATTGCTTCCACATACTACAGGGGAGCTCAGA CTATCGTTATTGTGTTCGATGTAAATGATGTGGCATCTTTGGGCCATGCAAG GCAGTGGCTTGAAGATGCCTTGAAGGAGAATGATCCTACCAATGTCCAGCTTTTCCTGGTGGGCACAAAGAAAGACCTAAGTGTATGTGTTTACTCTTTTGATATACATTCTTCAGAGGCCCAATTGATCCGTTTTAGTCTCTCCATTTCAAGATCATACTTCACGATGAGGATACAACTTAGCCACTTCTTAACCACTGTTCCAGTATTCACCTCTGTTCCAGTG TCTCCTGCTCAGTACTCTCAGATTGAACAGGATGCCATCGAACTGGCGGAGGAAATCAAAGCAGAATATTGGGCCTTGTCATCATTGACTG GGGAAAATGTGAGGGAATTTTTCTTCCGTATTGCATCATTGGCATTTGAGGCCAACGTTCTGGCAGAGCTAGAGAAGAGTGGATCAAGGCACATTGGGGACGTTATCA AAATTAACAGTAATTCAAACAACGTGTATGCAACATCAAAGAAGAAACAGTCAAACTGTTGTCAATGA
- the LOC110503908 gene encoding ras-related protein Rab-34 isoform X2, giving the protein MYCVLQDFELKSCLIVIFHWLLLISAARGTRPALNILPKFQLEPGGLSDHCYLGLMSVRVPSMSVLPPVRRDRIIAQLPQFYSKKAAVHTKDEFNSKVKTACQEQRTGTVGFKIAKVIVVGDLAVGKTCLINRFCKDAFDKNYKATIGVDFEMERFEVLGVPFSLQLWDTAGQERFKCIASTYYRGAQTIVIVFDVNDVASLGHARQWLEDALKENDPTNVQLFLVGTKKDLSVCVYSFDIHSSEAQLIRFSLSISRSYFTMRIQLSHFLTTVPVFTSVPVSPAQYSQIEQDAIELAEEIKAEYWALSSLTGENVREFFFRIASLAFEANVLAELEKSGSRHIGDVIKINSNSNNVYATSKKKQSNCCQ; this is encoded by the exons ATGTACTGTGTTTTGCAAGATTTTGAGTTAAAATCCTGCCTAATTGTAATTTTCCATTGGCTACTACTG ATATCTGCCGCCAGGGGGACTCGACCCGCGCTGAACATACTTCCCAAATTCCAACTCGAACCTGGAG GTCTCTCTGATCACTGTTATCTTGGCCTAATGTCTGTCCGGGTGCCATCCATGAGTGTGCTGCCTCCTGTTCGAAGGGACCGCATCATTGCCCAGCTTCCTCAG TTTTACAGTAAGAAGGCTGCTGTGCACACTAAAGATGAGTTCAACTCCAAAGTGAAGACTGCCTGCCAGGAGCAACGCACTGGCACAGTAGG GTTTAAAATTGCTAAGGTCATAGTGGTTGGTGACCTGGCTGTGGGAAAAACATGTCTGATTAATAG GTTTTGCAAGGATGCATTTGACAAGAACTACAAGGCGACCATTGGCGTCGACTTTGAGATGGAGCGGTTTGAAGTGTTGGGGGTGCCTTTCAGCTTACAGTT GTGGGACACTGCGGGGCAGGAGAGGTTCAAGTGTATTGCTTCCACATACTACAGGGGAGCTCAGA CTATCGTTATTGTGTTCGATGTAAATGATGTGGCATCTTTGGGCCATGCAAG GCAGTGGCTTGAAGATGCCTTGAAGGAGAATGATCCTACCAATGTCCAGCTTTTCCTGGTGGGCACAAAGAAAGACCTAAGTGTATGTGTTTACTCTTTTGATATACATTCTTCAGAGGCCCAATTGATCCGTTTTAGTCTCTCCATTTCAAGATCATACTTCACGATGAGGATACAACTTAGCCACTTCTTAACCACTGTTCCAGTATTCACCTCTGTTCCAGTG TCTCCTGCTCAGTACTCTCAGATTGAACAGGATGCCATCGAACTGGCGGAGGAAATCAAAGCAGAATATTGGGCCTTGTCATCATTGACTG GGGAAAATGTGAGGGAATTTTTCTTCCGTATTGCATCATTGGCATTTGAGGCCAACGTTCTGGCAGAGCTAGAGAAGAGTGGATCAAGGCACATTGGGGACGTTATCA AAATTAACAGTAATTCAAACAACGTGTATGCAACATCAAAGAAGAAACAGTCAAACTGTTGTCAATGA
- the LOC110503908 gene encoding ras-related protein Rab-34 isoform X5: protein MSVRVPSMSVLPPVRRDRIIAQLPQFYSKKAAVHTKDEFNSKVKTACQEQRTGTVGRFKIAKVIVVGDLAVGKTCLINRFCKDAFDKNYKATIGVDFEMERFEVLGVPFSLQLWDTAGQERFKCIASTYYRGAQTIVIVFDVNDVASLGHARQWLEDALKENDPTNVQLFLVGTKKDLSVCVYSFDIHSSEAQLIRFSLSISRSYFTMRIQLSHFLTTVPVFTSVPVSPAQYSQIEQDAIELAEEIKAEYWALSSLTGENVREFFFRIASLAFEANVLAELEKSGSRHIGDVIKINSNSNNVYATSKKKQSNCCQ from the exons ATGTCTGTCCGGGTGCCATCCATGAGTGTGCTGCCTCCTGTTCGAAGGGACCGCATCATTGCCCAGCTTCCTCAG TTTTACAGTAAGAAGGCTGCTGTGCACACTAAAGATGAGTTCAACTCCAAAGTGAAGACTGCCTGCCAGGAGCAACGCACTGGCACAGTAGG tAGGTTTAAAATTGCTAAGGTCATAGTGGTTGGTGACCTGGCTGTGGGAAAAACATGTCTGATTAATAG GTTTTGCAAGGATGCATTTGACAAGAACTACAAGGCGACCATTGGCGTCGACTTTGAGATGGAGCGGTTTGAAGTGTTGGGGGTGCCTTTCAGCTTACAGTT GTGGGACACTGCGGGGCAGGAGAGGTTCAAGTGTATTGCTTCCACATACTACAGGGGAGCTCAGA CTATCGTTATTGTGTTCGATGTAAATGATGTGGCATCTTTGGGCCATGCAAG GCAGTGGCTTGAAGATGCCTTGAAGGAGAATGATCCTACCAATGTCCAGCTTTTCCTGGTGGGCACAAAGAAAGACCTAAGTGTATGTGTTTACTCTTTTGATATACATTCTTCAGAGGCCCAATTGATCCGTTTTAGTCTCTCCATTTCAAGATCATACTTCACGATGAGGATACAACTTAGCCACTTCTTAACCACTGTTCCAGTATTCACCTCTGTTCCAGTG TCTCCTGCTCAGTACTCTCAGATTGAACAGGATGCCATCGAACTGGCGGAGGAAATCAAAGCAGAATATTGGGCCTTGTCATCATTGACTG GGGAAAATGTGAGGGAATTTTTCTTCCGTATTGCATCATTGGCATTTGAGGCCAACGTTCTGGCAGAGCTAGAGAAGAGTGGATCAAGGCACATTGGGGACGTTATCA AAATTAACAGTAATTCAAACAACGTGTATGCAACATCAAAGAAGAAACAGTCAAACTGTTGTCAATGA
- the LOC110503908 gene encoding ras-related protein Rab-34 isoform X4 encodes MYCVLQDFELKSCLIVIFHWLLLISAARGTRPALNILPKFQLEPGGLSDHCYLGLMSVRVPSMSVLPPVRRDRIIAQLPQFYSKKAAVHTKDEFNSKVKTACQEQRTGTVGFKIAKVIVVGDLAVGKTCLINRFCKDAFDKNYKATIGVDFEMERFEVLGVPFSLQLWDTAGQERFKCIASTYYRGAQTIVIVFDVNDVASLGHARQWLEDALKENDPTNVQLFLVGTKKDLSSPAQYSQIEQDAIELAEEIKAEYWALSSLTGENVREFFFRIASLAFEANVLAELEKSGSRHIGDVIKINSNSNNVYATSKKKQSNCCQ; translated from the exons ATGTACTGTGTTTTGCAAGATTTTGAGTTAAAATCCTGCCTAATTGTAATTTTCCATTGGCTACTACTG ATATCTGCCGCCAGGGGGACTCGACCCGCGCTGAACATACTTCCCAAATTCCAACTCGAACCTGGAG GTCTCTCTGATCACTGTTATCTTGGCCTAATGTCTGTCCGGGTGCCATCCATGAGTGTGCTGCCTCCTGTTCGAAGGGACCGCATCATTGCCCAGCTTCCTCAG TTTTACAGTAAGAAGGCTGCTGTGCACACTAAAGATGAGTTCAACTCCAAAGTGAAGACTGCCTGCCAGGAGCAACGCACTGGCACAGTAGG GTTTAAAATTGCTAAGGTCATAGTGGTTGGTGACCTGGCTGTGGGAAAAACATGTCTGATTAATAG GTTTTGCAAGGATGCATTTGACAAGAACTACAAGGCGACCATTGGCGTCGACTTTGAGATGGAGCGGTTTGAAGTGTTGGGGGTGCCTTTCAGCTTACAGTT GTGGGACACTGCGGGGCAGGAGAGGTTCAAGTGTATTGCTTCCACATACTACAGGGGAGCTCAGA CTATCGTTATTGTGTTCGATGTAAATGATGTGGCATCTTTGGGCCATGCAAG GCAGTGGCTTGAAGATGCCTTGAAGGAGAATGATCCTACCAATGTCCAGCTTTTCCTGGTGGGCACAAAGAAAGACCTAAGT TCTCCTGCTCAGTACTCTCAGATTGAACAGGATGCCATCGAACTGGCGGAGGAAATCAAAGCAGAATATTGGGCCTTGTCATCATTGACTG GGGAAAATGTGAGGGAATTTTTCTTCCGTATTGCATCATTGGCATTTGAGGCCAACGTTCTGGCAGAGCTAGAGAAGAGTGGATCAAGGCACATTGGGGACGTTATCA AAATTAACAGTAATTCAAACAACGTGTATGCAACATCAAAGAAGAAACAGTCAAACTGTTGTCAATGA
- the LOC110503908 gene encoding ras-related protein Rab-34 isoform X3: MYCVLQDFELKSCLIVIFHWLLLISAARGTRPALNILPKFQLEPGGLSDHCYLGLMSVRVPSMSVLPPVRRDRIIAQLPQFYSKKAAVHTKDEFNSKVKTACQEQRTGTVGRFKIAKVIVVGDLAVGKTCLINRFCKDAFDKNYKATIGVDFEMERFEVLGVPFSLQLWDTAGQERFKCIASTYYRGAQTIVIVFDVNDVASLGHARQWLEDALKENDPTNVQLFLVGTKKDLSSPAQYSQIEQDAIELAEEIKAEYWALSSLTGENVREFFFRIASLAFEANVLAELEKSGSRHIGDVIKINSNSNNVYATSKKKQSNCCQ, translated from the exons ATGTACTGTGTTTTGCAAGATTTTGAGTTAAAATCCTGCCTAATTGTAATTTTCCATTGGCTACTACTG ATATCTGCCGCCAGGGGGACTCGACCCGCGCTGAACATACTTCCCAAATTCCAACTCGAACCTGGAG GTCTCTCTGATCACTGTTATCTTGGCCTAATGTCTGTCCGGGTGCCATCCATGAGTGTGCTGCCTCCTGTTCGAAGGGACCGCATCATTGCCCAGCTTCCTCAG TTTTACAGTAAGAAGGCTGCTGTGCACACTAAAGATGAGTTCAACTCCAAAGTGAAGACTGCCTGCCAGGAGCAACGCACTGGCACAGTAGG tAGGTTTAAAATTGCTAAGGTCATAGTGGTTGGTGACCTGGCTGTGGGAAAAACATGTCTGATTAATAG GTTTTGCAAGGATGCATTTGACAAGAACTACAAGGCGACCATTGGCGTCGACTTTGAGATGGAGCGGTTTGAAGTGTTGGGGGTGCCTTTCAGCTTACAGTT GTGGGACACTGCGGGGCAGGAGAGGTTCAAGTGTATTGCTTCCACATACTACAGGGGAGCTCAGA CTATCGTTATTGTGTTCGATGTAAATGATGTGGCATCTTTGGGCCATGCAAG GCAGTGGCTTGAAGATGCCTTGAAGGAGAATGATCCTACCAATGTCCAGCTTTTCCTGGTGGGCACAAAGAAAGACCTAAGT TCTCCTGCTCAGTACTCTCAGATTGAACAGGATGCCATCGAACTGGCGGAGGAAATCAAAGCAGAATATTGGGCCTTGTCATCATTGACTG GGGAAAATGTGAGGGAATTTTTCTTCCGTATTGCATCATTGGCATTTGAGGCCAACGTTCTGGCAGAGCTAGAGAAGAGTGGATCAAGGCACATTGGGGACGTTATCA AAATTAACAGTAATTCAAACAACGTGTATGCAACATCAAAGAAGAAACAGTCAAACTGTTGTCAATGA